The segment GCTCCTTGCTCAACTAAGTACGTAATCGTTGGCAGCGCCGCACGAATACGAGTTTCGTCCGTTATTTCGCCTTCGCTCATTGGTACGTTAAAGTCGACACGGCAAAAGACTTTCTTTCCATTTAGGTCAATATCACGGATTGACTGTTTGTTCATCAGGATGCCCCCTCATGCGTTTAATTATCTTTACAGAAAAGGAAAGGGGAGTCAGAAAATAATTTGATACTTCCTCCTCCCCTTCCAAATTCATGCACTATATACGATTATAGTCCTTGTTTAGCAATATATTCAACTAAATCTACAACACGGTTTGAATATCCTGCTTCATTGTCATACCAAGAGATCACTTTAACCATGTTACCTTCCATAACCATAGTTGAAAGAGCATCAATTGTTGAAGAAGAAGGGTTACCATTGTAGTCACTAGAAACTAACGGCTCTTCAGAATAACCTAATACTCCTTTTAAATCACCTTCTGCAGCTTCTTTAAGTGCATTGTTAACATCTTCAGCTGTTACTTCTTTATCAAGTTCAGCAACTAAGTCAACAAGAGATACATTTGGTGTTGGTACACGCATCGCGCCACCGTTTAATTTACCTTTTAGCTCAGGTAGTACTAGTGCTACTGCTTTTGCTGCACCTGTTGTTGTAGGGATGATGTTCTCAGCAGCTGCACGAGCACGACGGTAATCTTTGTGTGGAAGGTCAAGAATTTGTTGGTCATTTGTGTATGAGTGAACTGTTGTCATCATACCGCGGCGAACACCAAACTTATCATTTAACACTTTTGCAAATGGTG is part of the Desertibacillus haloalkaliphilus genome and harbors:
- the gap gene encoding type I glyceraldehyde-3-phosphate dehydrogenase, giving the protein MATKVGINGFGRIGRNVFRATLNNPNVDVVAINDLTDAEMLAHLLKYDTVHGNLEEEISVNGDSLVVNGKEIKVVAERDPAQLPWGNLGVEVVVESTGRFTQRDDAAKHIEAGAKKVIISAPASDEDITVVMGVNHDQYDAGSHHVISNASCTTNCLAPFAKVLNDKFGVRRGMMTTVHSYTNDQQILDLPHKDYRRARAAAENIIPTTTGAAKAVALVLPELKGKLNGGAMRVPTPNVSLVDLVAELDKEVTAEDVNNALKEAAEGDLKGVLGYSEEPLVSSDYNGNPSSSTIDALSTMVMEGNMVKVISWYDNEAGYSNRVVDLVEYIAKQGL